Proteins encoded by one window of Monoglobus pectinilyticus:
- a CDS encoding lipopolysaccharide biosynthesis protein — translation MKSRTDITRSEKSAKNLLYGVISQFVSVAFTFIVRIVLVRQIGILSVSLNGLFTEVIAILSLAEMGVGSAIVYSLYKPLAERDEKKIVKLMNMYKTAYRNIALAVFGIGLCLVPFIQNIVTKVDVSDGYIRLVFVLFLTQTASSYLFSYKSSLLNADQKVYIVSKVTTIVKIVAEIINIILLFVFHNYILYLIVEILLTLATNIVISGQVDKMYPFLIRKDELLNVEKRMVFKNVKNIFIGSLSGKITNSTDNILISILVSTYEVGIYTGYSTLAMGLRKLIDQVDAATAGSVGNLMAEDDRDKCDQVLRKLTFINYFFGSLFASCLYCLSSTLVRIMYGLEYTYNADSMIGLMVVFCLCVNFFLTVLRNPLWRFMSVSGLFAKDKNISIAGSVVNLILSIILGIKFGTLGILLGTLASLVIQIILKIRLLYTERFKINSGKYYFRFIFYSGIGIVIMLLAKFISAEIAVGSLYIDFVLKAAVSIFVPLCMNYVFFCRTEEYVYLKELMWKFVTKMYTALTPVISRLYKKRPFGKA, via the coding sequence ATGAAGAGTAGGACGGATATTACAAGAAGTGAGAAAAGCGCTAAAAACTTGTTATATGGCGTCATTTCTCAGTTTGTCAGCGTTGCATTTACATTTATTGTGAGAATCGTTCTGGTGCGTCAGATTGGAATTCTGTCAGTCAGCTTAAACGGTTTATTCACAGAGGTAATTGCAATACTGTCACTTGCCGAAATGGGTGTTGGTTCGGCTATAGTTTACAGTCTTTACAAACCTCTTGCCGAAAGGGACGAAAAGAAGATTGTAAAGCTGATGAATATGTATAAAACAGCCTACCGTAATATAGCTTTGGCTGTGTTTGGAATAGGTCTCTGCCTGGTTCCGTTTATTCAGAATATTGTTACAAAGGTCGATGTGTCTGACGGATATATTCGGCTTGTTTTTGTGTTATTTCTAACTCAGACAGCGTCTTCTTATTTGTTCTCATATAAGAGTTCTTTGCTTAATGCGGATCAAAAGGTATATATAGTTTCAAAGGTTACTACTATTGTTAAAATTGTTGCTGAGATTATTAACATAATTCTTTTATTTGTTTTTCATAATTATATTTTATATCTGATTGTGGAAATATTGCTTACCCTTGCCACCAACATAGTTATTTCAGGTCAGGTAGATAAGATGTATCCGTTTTTAATCAGGAAGGATGAACTTCTGAACGTCGAAAAGCGAATGGTATTTAAAAATGTAAAGAATATTTTTATTGGAAGTCTTTCAGGTAAAATAACTAATTCGACTGATAACATTTTGATTTCTATACTGGTAAGCACTTATGAGGTCGGTATTTATACAGGATATTCGACATTGGCCATGGGACTGAGAAAACTTATTGATCAGGTTGACGCTGCGACGGCCGGAAGCGTAGGAAATCTGATGGCTGAGGATGACCGTGATAAGTGTGACCAGGTGCTTAGAAAGTTAACATTTATTAATTATTTTTTTGGTTCCTTGTTTGCAAGCTGTCTTTATTGTCTTTCGTCAACGCTTGTCAGGATAATGTACGGATTGGAATATACGTATAATGCAGATTCTATGATTGGTCTGATGGTAGTATTTTGTTTGTGTGTAAACTTTTTCTTAACCGTGTTAAGAAATCCTCTTTGGAGGTTTATGTCCGTATCCGGTTTGTTTGCCAAGGATAAAAATATTTCTATAGCAGGCAGTGTTGTCAATCTAATTCTTTCTATTATTCTTGGAATAAAGTTTGGAACTTTAGGAATTCTTTTGGGAACTTTGGCATCTCTGGTAATACAAATTATTTTAAAAATACGTCTGCTTTATACTGAACGCTTTAAAATCAATTCCGGAAAATATTATTTTAGATTTATATTTTACTCTGGAATAGGTATTGTTATTATGCTTTTAGCGAAGTTTATAAGCGCAGAAATTGCTGTCGGCAGTTTATACATAGATTTTGTTTTAAAGGCGGCGGTATCCATATTCGTTCCATTGTGTATGAATTATGTCTTCTTTTGCAGAACAGAGGAATACGTGTATTTAAAGGAACTTATGTGGAAGTTTGTTACCAAAATGTATACCGCACTGACGCCGGTTATTAGCCGGTTATATAAAAAAAGGCCGTTTGGCAAGGCATAA